CAGCCGTCGAGCGCGCCTCTGAGCGCGCCGCGCCAGACCGGAAAGGTCGAATTGTCGTAGTCCGAAATATTGATGCCGTCGCCCTGGATCGGCGCGTTGTGGCTGTCGATGTCGTACTCGTTGCCGAACTCCACCATCGGGATGCCTGCGAGTTTCTTCGCCGCGTAGACGGACAGCTTGTATGCGTACGCGTAGGCGCTCGCTTCGGTCGGCTGCTGCCCGTTCAGCGACGGATCGGCCCAAGGATGCGCCTCGATCATCGGCAGGACCGTGATGCCGGCACCGAGGCCGGGAATGGCTGCCGATGCGAGCGCATCGATGTGATCGGGAATGTACGCGTCCTGCCGATAGACGGTCATGCCGAGCCCGGCGAGATGGCTTGCCTGAGTGGCGAGCGGGACCGACGCGTAGACGCCGCCGCCGACGTAATGGCCGTTCGCGCCGAAAAACGGCAGTACCGAAGCCGTCTCCGACGGCGACGAAGCGCCGGGCGCGGCCGTGCCGGATGACGACGTACCGGCAGCCGGCGCGACGACGCTGTTGACGGGCGAGGCGGCGGCATTGACCTTGCTTTGGTCTCCGCCGCCGCCGCAGGCGCAGAGCAGCAGCGTGAACAATATGGCCGTTGCTTTCGTGTAATGGATAGGAATGCCAATCGATTGTGTCACGCTCGTGGCAACCGCGGCTAGGCGCTTCATGATGGGTTCTCCGATCAAGGAAAACTCTATTTTAGGTTAAATTGAGATAAACCTATCTCAAAATTCCGTATCGATCGCCGCGAATGTTCGCGCTCGAGAGATAAATAGTGGCTTCCGGATGGCTTTTGCCTACTCGGCGTGAGGTCTGGAGAACGTTCGCGACACGCTTCGAGAGGGCAAATGCCGCAGTGTCGAAAAGTGTAGAGCGCTTATGTGACGGGCCTTCGCGGCCTGCATGGATGAGGTCGGCTCGTGCGCGGCGCGCACGGGCGGCAGAAGACGATCGAGTGTTTTATCTAGTCGGGTTCTAGTTCGATTCGCGATCGATTCATGAAACGATCGTCGTCGTTGTGGCGGATGGATGAACGTTTGAGCCAATAAAAAACCGGAGGTTTTTAAATCTCCGGTTTTGCGTTGATTGCTTCTTTATATCGTATTGATTCGGAATCCGGCGAAACCGGAACGGCCACCTTCAGTTTCGGGAGGCCTTCGCGACCGCGCTCTTCGCGAGCTTGAACGTCTGCTTCGCTTGCGCGGGCCGTGCAGGGCGGTGAGGCTTCGTCCCACGCGCGACGATTTCGCGCCACTCGTCGCGCAGCGACGTCCGGGGCGGGCGCGGCGGCGCGACATATGCATTGAAGACGTGACCGGCGATTTTCGCGTCGACGCTGTCGAGGCGCTGCAGCGCCGTTTCGAGTTCCGACGCGCGCGTCGTTCTGCCGCGCGACACGAGCAGCACCGCGTCGCAGTCTTGCGCGGCGATCGACAGCGTGTCGCTGTACGGCAGCACGGGCGGCGCGTCGACGATCACGAAGTCGAAACGCGTGCGCAATGCCGCGAGCAACTGCGGGAATTCCGGGCGTTCGAGCAACTCGCCCGGATTCGATCCCGTGAGCGTGCCGGGCGTCATCACCGACAGCTTGCTCTTGCCGAGCTTGACGATCGCCTTTTCGAGCGGCTGCCCGCCTTCGAGCACGTTCGCAAGACCGATCGCGCCGCCGTTGCGGCCCACGCCGAGCGGGTTGTGCGAGCCGCCGCGCATGTCGGCGTCGACGAAGAGCACCGACGCGTTCGCGTCGGCGAACAGATAGGCGAGATTCGATGCGACGAAGCTGCTGCCGACGCCCGCCGTCGGGCCGGCGAACACGACCACCTTGCCGCCGCCGCGGCCGTCGTGCGCGAGCGCCGCGCGCAGGCTCGTGCGCAGCGCGCGCAGCGCCTCGACGCCCGGATCGTTCGGGCATTGCGCGGCGAGCGGCTTCACTGTCGCGCGCGCCTTGCCGGATCGATCGTCGTTGAGCGCGAGCGATTCCGCGGACGGCGCGACCACCGCGACGCAAGGAATGTCGGATACGTTCGCGATCGACGACGGCCCGCTCAGTTCGTCGCGATGGCGCGCGAGCAGATAGGCGGCGGCGAGGCCCGCGAACAGTCCGCCCAGCAGCGCGCCAAGCACGACGATGCCGCGTTGCGGCCAGGCCTTCTTGTACGGCTTGTTCGCCCAGTCGACGACGCTCACGCCGGGCGTCGTGCTGGCCACGGCGATCTCGAGTTGCTGCGCATTGGTCAGCACGCTCGTGTAGAGCTGCGTCGCGACCGACACCTGGCGCGACAGTCGAACGAATTCTCGCTGCGCGGTGGGCAGCTTGTTGGCTGCCGTCGTCGTCTGCTGGATCTCCTTCTTCACCTGATTGAGCTGCGTCTGCACGGTTTGATACGTGGTGCTGCCCGGCAGGAACCGCGCCTTCACGTTGTCGAGCGCGAGCTGCAGCACCGTCTGATGCTCGGACAGCGAGTTCAGCCGGTTGATGAGCGCGATGCCTTGCTGGTCGACGTCGATCGTGCCCGTCGTCGTGCGATACCGGTTCAGCGCGTCCTCCGCTTTCTCGAGGTCCTTCTTCAGGCCGGGCAGCCGTGCGTGCAGCGAGTCGAGATTGCGCTGCGCCTTTTCCGCGCGATACTTGATGTCCTGGTCCAGATAGACGCGCACGATCGCGTTGACCATCTCCTGCACGCGCTGCGGCGTGTCGGCCTGATAGACGAGCTTCATCATCGACGGCTCTTCGAGCGTCGAATCGCGATTCGACACGACCGTCTTCATCTTCTTCATCACATCGTCGTAGACGCGCTGCGTGGGTTCCTTGACGATCGAGAACGCGATGCCCGAGCGCGCGCGCAGCGTGTCGACGCGAATCCGGCCGGGTTGAGCGCGTTCGCCGTCGACGGCGACGGTGAACGGCACGCTGTCGCCGAGCGCGCCGCGCGCGAGCAGGCGGTCTTCCTTGTCGTAGAGCGTCCATTGTCCGGCGTCGCCCGCGACGAGCCGGAACTTGTCGCCGAGCGCGGCGTCCGGCAGCGAGAATTCGCCGAGCTTCAGTTTCTCGCCGCCCCATGCGAAGCCGGACAGACCGAGCAGCGGCGGCGCGAGCTTGTCGTCGTTCGCATGCCCGGACGCGAGCAGGCGGCCGATGAGCGGGAAATGGCCGAGCGTGCGGATCTCGAGGTTCGCGCCGATCTGCTCGATCGCCGCGCCGACGATCGCGCGCGAGGTCAGCACCTCGCTCTCGTCGTTCGCGGACGGGCCGTTCGAGATCGTGCCGGACACGTCGGACAGTGCGCTGATCGCCGATCCGGGCTTCGTCTGGATTCGCAGCAACGCTTCGGCGCGGTACTGCGGCGTGGCGACGAGCGCGTACAGGACGCCCAGCGCGAGGAACGCGGCGACGATCGCCGCGAAGAGCCGCCGGTGCCGAACGACGCTCCACCAGAGGCTCGCGAGCCCGTCGTTTCGCTTGGCGTGCGGTGTCGCCGAAATCGGTTGTGCTTTCAGATCCATCGTTATTTCCCGTGATATGCGACGGCGGCCGCGATGCGGGCCGCCGCAATCCTCTCAGTCAATCCTCTTCATCGAGCGTCGAGCGAATCCGGCCCGGTGCGGCCGTGGAGCCGGGCACGACGCTCATGCCCCGATCGTGATGAATACCGGCCCGCGTGCCTCGGGCACGTCGAGCCGCCTGCGATTGCCGGCGTCGAGTCCGGCGCCGTACATGTCGGTCACGGCCGCGCCGGCGGGCAACCGCGACAGATCGACGCCGATCGCGTTGCCGTTGCCGTAGCACCAGACCGCGTACTTCGTCGCGCGTGCGGCGGCGAGCTTCAGCACCACGTAGCGCGCGTCCGAATCCAGACAATACTGAGCGCGCGTGGCGTTGGCGGTGAACGAGAAAAGCCGGCGAACCGCGACGTACGCGGGCAGCGCCGCATCGTCCGCGTCGAGGAGTCCGAAGTTGTGCTCCATGTTCCTGCGATCGCGGCCGTCGTTGCGAATGTCGTAGTACGACGTGAGCCCGATCTGCGAAATCCAGTTCGCGAGCAGCAGTCGCACCGCGTAGTTCGCCTGGCGCGCGCGCGCGATGCTCGAATGGCCGTCGCCGATGTCGGCCACGTAGTTGTAGCCGTAGCTCGGATACGACCATTCGGTCGCCCAGATTTGCGGCCGCGTCCGGTACGACGACAGGTCGCGCCGCAGCGCCGCGTAGTCGGCGAACACCGTTTCCGGTTCGGTCTGCCGGTACGGATGCACGCTGATCGCGTCGGGCGCGGGCTGCGCCGGGCTGGCGATGTCGCCGACCGCGCGGATGAACGTGCGGTTGACTTGCTGCACGCCGCCCGTCGCGACGGCCGCCTCGGGATTCGCGGCCTTCACCGCCTGCACCGCCAGCTTCAGCACGTTCCGGTAAGCGGCGGGCGATGGCTCGCCGTGCCAGTAGGTCTTGTGATCCTGCTCGTTCCACACCTCGAAGCGCACCGGCTTGCCTTTGTAGCGCTGCGCGGCGTTGAACACGTACTGACGAAACGCGGCGAGCTGGGCGGGCGTCGTCGGCGGCTGGTTCGGGCTGTACCGGCGATGAATGCCGCCGAGAATGAACAGCGCGCCGAGCCCGCGCTCGGCCAGGTTGGCGACGAGCGCGTCGTATCTCGAGAAGTCCCAGCCGTGCGGCGTATCGACAGCCTCCCAGAACAGGTCCGCGCGG
The nucleotide sequence above comes from Burkholderia thailandensis E264. Encoded proteins:
- a CDS encoding glycosyl hydrolase, which codes for MKRLAAVATSVTQSIGIPIHYTKATAILFTLLLCACGGGGDQSKVNAAASPVNSVVAPAAGTSSSGTAAPGASSPSETASVLPFFGANGHYVGGGVYASVPLATQASHLAGLGMTVYRQDAYIPDHIDALASAAIPGLGAGITVLPMIEAHPWADPSLNGQQPTEASAYAYAYKLSVYAAKKLAGIPMVEFGNEYDIDSHNAPIQGDGINISDYDNSTFPVWRGALRGALDGWRSVDTNHTTKLIANATSGALHFGFLDGLMTGTQPDGTTGHPKITPDVIQWHWYSNGGDFENALGKTGRYNVLARLKDRYNLPIVITEIGVNTDNSDAQIAAYIAKTIPELVAAKAAYNVIGFNWYELYDDRTGPYGLMTNNAQEKPRYGLMRAAIAGAVQN
- a CDS encoding GNVR domain-containing protein, coding for MDLKAQPISATPHAKRNDGLASLWWSVVRHRRLFAAIVAAFLALGVLYALVATPQYRAEALLRIQTKPGSAISALSDVSGTISNGPSANDESEVLTSRAIVGAAIEQIGANLEIRTLGHFPLIGRLLASGHANDDKLAPPLLGLSGFAWGGEKLKLGEFSLPDAALGDKFRLVAGDAGQWTLYDKEDRLLARGALGDSVPFTVAVDGERAQPGRIRVDTLRARSGIAFSIVKEPTQRVYDDVMKKMKTVVSNRDSTLEEPSMMKLVYQADTPQRVQEMVNAIVRVYLDQDIKYRAEKAQRNLDSLHARLPGLKKDLEKAEDALNRYRTTTGTIDVDQQGIALINRLNSLSEHQTVLQLALDNVKARFLPGSTTYQTVQTQLNQVKKEIQQTTTAANKLPTAQREFVRLSRQVSVATQLYTSVLTNAQQLEIAVASTTPGVSVVDWANKPYKKAWPQRGIVVLGALLGGLFAGLAAAYLLARHRDELSGPSSIANVSDIPCVAVVAPSAESLALNDDRSGKARATVKPLAAQCPNDPGVEALRALRTSLRAALAHDGRGGGKVVVFAGPTAGVGSSFVASNLAYLFADANASVLFVDADMRGGSHNPLGVGRNGGAIGLANVLEGGQPLEKAIVKLGKSKLSVMTPGTLTGSNPGELLERPEFPQLLAALRTRFDFVIVDAPPVLPYSDTLSIAAQDCDAVLLVSRGRTTRASELETALQRLDSVDAKIAGHVFNAYVAPPRPPRTSLRDEWREIVARGTKPHRPARPAQAKQTFKLAKSAVAKASRN
- a CDS encoding cellulase family glycosylhydrolase is translated as MKNPTPNPRRRQLVALAGAMLAAPGLSHAATTVVLDAAQAGADARRRYIDLPGFIASRGTTGIAVHEIDDMTLLDAVKDAGFSFVRADLFWEAVDTPHGWDFSRYDALVANLAERGLGALFILGGIHRRYSPNQPPTTPAQLAAFRQYVFNAAQRYKGKPVRFEVWNEQDHKTYWHGEPSPAAYRNVLKLAVQAVKAANPEAAVATGGVQQVNRTFIRAVGDIASPAQPAPDAISVHPYRQTEPETVFADYAALRRDLSSYRTRPQIWATEWSYPSYGYNYVADIGDGHSSIARARQANYAVRLLLANWISQIGLTSYYDIRNDGRDRRNMEHNFGLLDADDAALPAYVAVRRLFSFTANATRAQYCLDSDARYVVLKLAAARATKYAVWCYGNGNAIGVDLSRLPAGAAVTDMYGAGLDAGNRRRLDVPEARGPVFITIGA